One stretch of Pseudobdellovibrionaceae bacterium DNA includes these proteins:
- a CDS encoding tail fiber domain-containing protein — MFRKIKLQLTSTIVFALVGVLTHSNSAFAQCANLLCATHDIYLPTNIINSSALPSLTVIGGNVGIGTNTPTAILDIQATGANSAIIVPRDSTLNRPVGEAGMIRYNTDLSQFEGFTSSGWGAIGGSAGGGSSQWADTVSGISYGSGNVGIGTASPEGALDVRGSLIVGVPNTQISNPYAVVVAKASNNPHIILEQAGVNTGGLALTADDLVFGSELGGFIFRTGVDYNGNFTATGNEVMRISTSGNVGIGTNSPSQKLHLVGNLRVQGSTDCTLGNGSGGTSCSSDLRLKEKVTPIQGALKKISTLNGVSFQWNDLSLSPGRRDIGVIAQDVEQVFPSAVSTDEGEPYYKRVDYAVLIAPMIEAIKELKSQNEVQSLLIQKLQARVSQLETQR, encoded by the coding sequence TTGTTCCGCAAAATTAAACTACAGCTGACTTCGACAATAGTTTTCGCTTTGGTCGGTGTTCTCACTCACTCAAACTCCGCTTTTGCACAATGTGCGAATCTGTTATGTGCGACACATGACATCTATTTACCTACTAACATTATCAATAGCAGCGCGCTCCCTTCTCTTACGGTCATTGGTGGAAATGTAGGGATCGGCACAAATACACCGACTGCAATTCTCGACATCCAAGCAACCGGTGCAAACTCGGCCATCATCGTTCCGCGAGACTCCACCCTGAACCGACCTGTTGGCGAAGCGGGTATGATCCGCTACAACACCGATCTGAGCCAATTCGAAGGATTCACCAGCAGCGGCTGGGGAGCCATTGGCGGTAGTGCGGGAGGAGGATCCTCCCAATGGGCTGATACCGTATCAGGAATCTCCTACGGCTCCGGAAATGTCGGGATTGGTACAGCATCACCGGAAGGAGCCCTAGACGTGCGCGGCTCCCTGATCGTCGGAGTGCCGAATACTCAGATCAGCAATCCATATGCTGTCGTCGTCGCTAAAGCGAGCAATAACCCGCACATCATCCTCGAGCAAGCAGGCGTAAATACCGGAGGTCTCGCCCTCACCGCCGACGACCTCGTTTTCGGCAGCGAGCTTGGAGGGTTCATCTTCCGCACGGGAGTGGACTATAACGGAAACTTCACCGCGACCGGAAACGAGGTCATGCGTATCAGCACTTCCGGCAATGTGGGAATCGGTACTAATTCACCGTCACAGAAACTGCACCTCGTCGGTAATCTGCGCGTACAAGGCAGCACCGACTGCACCTTAGGAAATGGGTCCGGCGGAACCAGTTGCTCCTCAGATCTGCGACTTAAAGAAAAAGTCACCCCCATACAGGGAGCTCTAAAGAAAATCAGCACACTGAACGGCGTCTCCTTTCAGTGGAACGATTTGTCCCTAAGCCCCGGGCGGCGGGATATCGGTGTTATCGCGCAAGATGTAGAGCAGGTATTTCCCTCGGCCGTTTCTACGGATGAGGGCGAACCCTATTACAAGCGCGTTGACTATGCTGTGTTGATCGCTCCGATGATCGAAGCCATCAAGGAACTCAAATCGCAAAACGAAGTGCAGAGCCTCCTCATTCAGAAGCTTCAAGCGCGCGTCTCGCAACTCGAAACCCAACGCTAA
- a CDS encoding DUF1588 domain-containing protein translates to MKRSVIYKLVSVFALISVSLSFQNCGRFTEPGSFSASMPSNANLIEQVAQGKALYANHCASCHGEVDTSGKRDRTLTQIQSATATVPQMMFLTQSLTGADIKLIALALGHKPGDGIANPYLCDANTDPRPSDLRRLSRREYLATLNLLTGGFVTLDNASFEIDALPSDAVTEIFDVQDSSVSAAHATAFFRVADKVGQIFSTSSTWVNNHACSGTGMNDACWSNFMRRFGKVAFRRALNAEELTAYRAIYNTEASGGKAAGIHAVVSTMLQSPHFLYKIELAGSAVNGREDLLSLTPYELASRLAFTATGRGPDLALIEKAEAGQLANATQYAEIAQGLFTSASGRNQVREFYTQWLGVNRLPVSNHSDWFLNGVAPNELRSEAAQEIQDFTSYYTYDVPGTYFDLMTSDRNFVKGNALAQVYGVAGPGGSGLSVQIEAEAMTPSTGGGTGDGWNLWSDGTLTKTANLRAGRTFRVNARMRADLAGGVGANFRLLFGSQVIGTGTVTSPTDYADHIFTFTANRENAVVSIAFTNNAEVNGMDRNLYVDFIRFDEQLGPGEDRSKFPLGQRPGVMSRVGFMMGATNQSSLVHRGLILRRNILCDVIGHPQMTAETAELFKPPTPDPTQSLRNQIESRTNSASCVGCHSKINPAGFVLENYDSLGRYQSVEKVYDSNGNLLAQHPVDASADPNVDSQQDPRVTGLLAMTDTISRSTRGPSCLVQQWSTYTKGRKPSAQDNCELNRSLSQLQTSGGGLLSMMKATVMDSNFRLRLRGPVQ, encoded by the coding sequence TTGAAACGTTCCGTGATTTACAAGCTGGTTTCGGTTTTCGCGCTGATTAGCGTGAGCCTCAGCTTTCAAAACTGCGGTCGCTTCACCGAGCCCGGATCGTTTTCGGCGTCGATGCCTTCGAACGCGAACCTCATCGAACAAGTCGCTCAAGGTAAAGCGCTTTACGCGAATCACTGCGCCTCTTGCCATGGTGAAGTCGATACGTCCGGCAAACGGGATCGCACGCTCACGCAGATCCAATCCGCGACCGCCACCGTTCCGCAGATGATGTTTCTGACCCAGAGCCTGACCGGCGCCGATATTAAGCTCATCGCCCTGGCGTTGGGTCACAAACCGGGCGACGGGATCGCGAATCCCTATCTGTGCGACGCGAACACCGATCCGCGTCCCTCGGATCTGCGTCGTCTGAGCCGCCGCGAGTATCTGGCGACGCTGAATCTACTGACCGGCGGCTTCGTGACCCTCGACAATGCGAGCTTCGAGATCGACGCCCTGCCTTCGGACGCCGTGACCGAGATTTTCGACGTTCAGGATTCTTCCGTTTCGGCGGCACACGCCACGGCCTTCTTCCGCGTCGCCGATAAAGTCGGCCAGATCTTTTCGACCTCCAGCACTTGGGTCAACAACCACGCCTGCTCGGGGACGGGCATGAATGACGCCTGCTGGTCGAACTTCATGCGTCGCTTCGGCAAAGTCGCTTTCCGCCGCGCCCTGAACGCCGAAGAGCTCACTGCCTACCGCGCGATTTACAATACCGAAGCCTCGGGCGGTAAAGCCGCGGGGATTCACGCGGTGGTCTCGACCATGCTTCAGTCCCCGCACTTCCTTTACAAAATCGAACTCGCGGGCTCGGCCGTGAACGGCCGCGAGGATCTTTTGTCGCTCACACCCTATGAACTCGCCAGCCGCCTGGCTTTCACGGCGACGGGCCGCGGTCCGGACCTCGCCTTGATCGAAAAGGCCGAGGCCGGTCAGCTCGCCAACGCCACCCAGTACGCCGAGATCGCGCAAGGGCTTTTCACCAGCGCTTCGGGCCGCAATCAGGTCCGCGAATTCTATACGCAGTGGCTGGGCGTCAACCGCTTGCCGGTGTCCAACCACTCGGATTGGTTCTTGAACGGCGTCGCGCCGAACGAACTCCGTTCCGAAGCCGCGCAAGAGATCCAAGACTTCACCTCGTATTACACTTACGACGTTCCCGGAACTTACTTCGACCTGATGACGTCGGACCGCAACTTCGTGAAAGGAAACGCGCTCGCGCAAGTTTACGGAGTCGCCGGCCCGGGCGGCTCAGGCCTGAGCGTCCAGATCGAGGCCGAGGCCATGACGCCCTCGACGGGTGGCGGAACCGGCGACGGCTGGAACTTGTGGTCGGACGGAACACTCACCAAAACCGCGAACCTACGCGCGGGTCGCACTTTCCGCGTGAACGCGCGGATGCGGGCGGACCTCGCCGGCGGCGTGGGCGCGAACTTCCGACTGCTCTTCGGAAGCCAAGTCATCGGAACCGGAACCGTCACCTCGCCCACGGATTACGCGGATCACATCTTCACCTTCACCGCGAATCGCGAGAACGCGGTCGTTTCCATCGCCTTCACGAACAATGCGGAAGTGAACGGGATGGACCGCAACCTCTACGTGGATTTCATCCGCTTCGACGAACAGCTCGGCCCCGGTGAGGATCGCTCGAAGTTCCCCTTGGGCCAACGCCCGGGCGTCATGAGCCGGGTGGGCTTCATGATGGGCGCGACGAACCAATCGAGCCTCGTTCACCGCGGCTTGATCCTGCGCAGGAACATCCTTTGCGACGTCATCGGGCATCCGCAGATGACCGCCGAGACCGCGGAGCTCTTCAAACCGCCGACCCCGGATCCGACGCAAAGTTTACGGAATCAAATTGAGTCGCGCACGAACTCGGCCAGCTGCGTGGGCTGCCACTCGAAGATCAACCCGGCGGGTTTCGTCCTGGAAAACTACGACAGCCTGGGCCGCTACCAGAGCGTCGAAAAGGTTTACGATTCAAACGGAAATCTGCTCGCCCAGCACCCCGTGGACGCCTCGGCGGACCCGAACGTCGATTCGCAACAGGATCCGCGGGTCACGGGATTGCTCGCGATGACCGATACCATAAGCAGAAGCACGCGTGGCCCGAGCTGCCTGGTGCAGCAGTGGTCGACGTACACGAAAGGACGCAAACCGAGCGCGCAGGACAACTGCGAGCTTAACCGGTCGCTCTCGCAGCTTCAGACTTCGGGGGGCGGTCTGCTCTCGATGATGAAGGCGACCGTGATGGATTCGAACTTCCGCCTGCGCTTGCGCGGGCCGGTTCAGTGA